The Acanthochromis polyacanthus isolate Apoly-LR-REF ecotype Palm Island chromosome 5, KAUST_Apoly_ChrSc, whole genome shotgun sequence genome includes a window with the following:
- the LOC127533911 gene encoding zinc finger protein 271-like: MNEKYQSDKVTMCSVEYLRELISDRLAAAAGEIFTEFEKNIVQYQEEIDRQRRLLDVIWKPHIPLQLIELPQSYVCENEKTVVDHQPHDQERNSMVDHEDPEPLRIKDQQEELCTSLDQSNPEISQIKMEQEELCTSLDQLNPGLPQIKMEQEELCTSLDQLNPEFSQIKMEQEEFCTSLDQLNPEFSQIKMEQEELCTSLDQLNPGLPQIKVEQEELCTSLDQSNPEISEIKMKREESCTSLDQSNPEISQIKMEQGELCTSLDQLNPGLPQIEVEQEELCTSLDQSNPGLPQIEVEQEELCTSLDQSNPGLPQIEVEQDELCSIQEEELIGLKQETDTFEVTPADEESDHSEPKPNSDQLLFHISCAAESPDQEGSKDVDSGSTRCMEQKPRHQSNSSHSNDVDNAPTSERQCDNDKARKSLPCDVCGKSFRYKSVLIKHHRTHTGEKPYSCETCGKTFIQRSHLTAHMRHHTGEKPYSCGTCGKSFSRRSHLTKHMRLHTGEKPYSCGTCGKSFSQRTNLTVHMRRHTGEKPYSCGTCGKSFSRRTSLTKHMRPHTGEKPYSCGTCGKSFSQRTYLTKHMRLHTGEKPYSCGTCGKSFILRSHLTVHMRLHTGEKPYSCGTCGKSFSQRGSLTVHMRRHTGEMPYSCGTCGKSFSLQNHLTVHMRHHTGEKPYVCNTCRKSFSDSSAHYRHMAVHEMEKPYSCGTCGKSFSRRERLTAHMRCHTGEKPYSCGTCGKSFSQPSSLTEHMRCHTGEKPYSCGTCGKSFSQRGSLTEHMRRHTGEKPYSCGTCGKGFSQRAHLTVHMRLHTGEKPYSCGTCGKGFSQRAHLTAHMRLHTGEKPYVCNTCRKSFSDSSAHYRHMAVHKMEKPYSCGTCGKSFSQRTYLTAHMRCHTGEKPYSCGTCGKSFSQRGSLTYHMRCHTGEKS; the protein is encoded by the exons atgaatgagaaatatcagagcgataaagtaacgatgtgttcagttgagtatctgagagagttgatcagcgacagactagctgctgctgctggagaaatattcacagagtttgaaaaaaacatcgtccagtaccaggaggagatcgatcgtcagcgcagactgctggatgtcatctggaaaccacacatccccttacaGCTCATAG agctcccacagtcttatgtctgtgagaatgagaagactgttgttgaccatcagccccatgaccaggagagaaactccatggtggaccatgaggacccagagcctctACGGATTAAAGAccagcaggaggaactctgcaccagtctggaccaatcaaaccccgagatttctcaaattaaaatggaacaggaagaattgtgcaccagtctggaccaattaaacccaggattaccacaaattaaaatggaacaggaagaattgtgcaccagtctggaccaattaaacccagagttttctcaaattaaaatggaacaggaagaattttgcaccagtctggaccaattaaacccagagttttctcaaattaaaatggaacaggaagaattgtgcaccagtctggaccaattaaacccaggattaccacaaattaaagtggaacaggaagaattgtgcaccagtctggaccaatcaaacccagagatttctgaaattaaaatgaaacggGAAGAATcatgcaccagtctggaccaatcaaacccagagatttctcaaattaaaatggaacagggagaattgtgcaccagtctggaccaattaaacccagggttaccacaaattgaagtggaacaggaagaattgtgcaccagtctggaccaatcaaacccagggttaccacaaattgaagtggaacaggaagaattgtgcaccagtctggaccaatcaaacccagggttaccacaaattgaagtggaacaggatgaactctgctccattcaggaggaagagttaattggattgaaacaggagactgatacctttgaggtgactcctgctgatgaggaaagtgaccacagtgaaccaaaaccaaacagtgatcagctcctgtttcacatctcttgtgcagctgagagcccagatcaggaaggaagcAAGGATGTAGACTCAGGATCAACTAGATGTATGGAGCAGAAACCGAGACATCAGAGTAACAgcagtcacagtaatgatgtagacaatgctccaACGTCAGAgagacagtgtgataatgacaaggcaagaaaatctTTACCATGCGATGtctgtggaaaatcttttaggtataaatcagttttaatcaaacatcacagaacccacacaggtgagaagccgtattcttgtgaaacctgtggaaaaaccTTCATTCAACGTTCccatttgactgcccacatgagacatcacacaggtgagaagccatattcttgtggaacctgtggaaaaagctttagtcgacgGTCCCATTTGACTAAACACATGAgacttcacacaggtgagaagccatattcttgtggaacctgtggaaaaagcttcagtcaacggaccaatttgactgtccacatgagacgtcacacaggtgagaagccatattcttgtggaacgtgtggaaaaagctttagtcgacgGACCTCTTTGACTAAACACATGAGacctcacacaggtgagaagccatattcttgtggaacctgtggaaaaagcttcagtcaacgaaCCTATTTGACTAAACACATGAgacttcacacaggtgagaagccatattcttgtggaacctgtggaaaaagcttcattCTACGTTCCCAtttgactgtccacatgagacttcacacaggtgagaagccatattcttgtggaacctgtggaaaaagcttcagtcaacggggctctttgactgtccacatgagacgtcacacaggtgagatgccgtattcttgtggaacctgtggaaaaagctttagtctACAGAACCAtttgactgtccacatgagacatcacacaggtgagaaaccgtatgtttgtaacacttgtaGAAAAAGTTTTTCTGATTCATCAGCACATTATAGGCACATGGCAGTTCACGAAATGgaaaagccatattcttgtggaacctgtggaaaaagctttagtcgacgGGAGCGTTTaactgcccacatgagatgtcacacaggtgagaagccatattcttgtggcacgtgtggaaaaagcttcagtcaaccgAGCTCTTTGACTGaacacatgagatgtcacacaggtgagaagccatattcttgtggaacctgtggaaaaagcttcagtcaacggggctctttgactgaacacatgagacgtcacacaggtgagaagccatattcttgtggaacctgtggaaaaggCTTCAGTCAACGGGCCCAtttgactgtccacatgagacttcacacaggtgagaagccatattcttgtggaacctgtggaaaaggCTTCAGTCAACGGGCccatttgactgcccacatgagacttcacacaggtgagaaaccgtatgtttgtaacacttgtagaaaaagtttttctgattcatcagcacattataggcacatggcagttcacaaaatggaaaagccatattcttgtggaacctgtggaaaaagctttagtcaacGGACctatttgactgcccacatgagatgtcacacaggtgagaagccgtattcttgtggaacatgtggaaaaagcttcagtcaacggggCTCTTTGACttaccacatgagatgtcacacaggtgagaagtcgtga